A window of the Fusarium poae strain DAOMC 252244 chromosome 3, whole genome shotgun sequence genome harbors these coding sequences:
- a CDS encoding hypothetical protein (TransMembrane:10 (i97-118o130-149i161-180o186-208i220-239o271-291i303-322o342-360i372-391o397-416i)) has product MDKTPPSYDDVPQTPSAKLMPGESYESHQHLLPPSASPNLIHSKADNTSFDDFRRISSSPSPCPSPVPLRQFSHNGTDFPTEAPPSKWAQFWIKNKPAAYVALSQFFGALMNLSARLVELEGDGMHPVQALFMRHSITALCCSTYMWWNKTPDFPFGKKEIRWLLWLRGASGFWGIYGVWYSMMYIPLADATVITFLAPGVAGIICWIALREPFTRIEQLATLVALLGVVLIARPTTLFSHSDNDDSSTTEPPESGGIPGADHEATPEERLIAVAVALLGVFGAAGAYTTLRTIGKRAHPLISVNYFGVISTFIALAMLILGPILDIQQPGLRWVTPTTIKQWALLLPLGILGFIMQYLLTSGLGADKSNRANSMVYTHMLFAASFDRWVFGHRMGLMSGAGCTLILGSAIGVVMLKKQPPPKVSSDDVERHGNLEGELEGSPMLVADPGASEEFRLSR; this is encoded by the coding sequence ATGGACAAAACTCCTCCGTCATATGACGATGTTCCCCAGACTCCCTCAGCCAAGCTGATGCCTGGGGAGTCTTATGAATCACATCAGCACTTGTTGCCGCCGTCGGCCTCACCTAATCTCATACATTCCAAAGCTGACAATACGAGTTTTGATGACTTTCGCCGCATATCTTCAAGTCCATCTCCTTGTCCATCGCCTGTCCCTCTGAGACAATTCTCCCATAATGGAACCGACTTTCCAACCGAGGCTCCACCGTCAAAATGGGCACAGTTCTGGATCAAGAACAAGCCTGCTGCTTATGTCGCCCTATCACAGTTCTTCGGGGCTTTGATGAACCTCAGTGCTCGTTTAGTCGAACTCGAAGGTGATGGCATGCATCCCGTCCAGGCTCTATTCATGAGACACTCAATAACTGCGTTGTGCTGTTCAACTTATATGTGGTGGAACAAGACCCCAGACTTTCCCTTTGGCAAGAAGGAGATCCGATGGCTGCTGTGGCTGCGTGGTGCAAGTGGCTTTTGGGGTATATATGGCGTTTGGTACTCGATGATGTATATCCCTCTCGCTGATGCCACTGTTATCACGTTCCTCGCGCCAGGTGTTGCCGGCATCATCTGCTGGATTGCTCTCCGTGAACCCTTCACTCGAATTGAACAGCTTGCGACGCTTGTTGCTCTTCTCGGTGTTGTGCTGATCGCTCGACCTACCACCTTGTTTTCTCACTCTGATAATGACGATTCCTCGACGACTGAACCACCCGAGTCAGGAGGTATACCTGGTGCTGATCACGAAGCCACACCCGAAGAACGTTTGATAGCCGTTGCTGTGGCTTTGTTGGGTGTTTTCGGAGCAGCTGGCGCTTATACGACTCTTCGAACTATTGGAAAGCGAGCCCATCCTCTCATCTCTGTCAATTATTTTGGCGTCATTTCCACCTTCATCGCACTGGCCATGCTTATACTCGGACCCATTCTTGATATCCAGCAACCAGGTCTCCGATGGGTTACTCCAACCACAATCAAGCAGTGGGCGCTCCTTCTTCCACTCGGCATCCTCGGGTTCATCATGCAATATCTTCTTACATCAGGTCTCGGAGCTGACAAGTCAAATCGTGCTAACTCCATGGTTTATACCCACATGCTCTTCGCCGCAAGCTTCGACCGTTGGGTTTTCGGGCATCGAATGGGGCTTATGAGTGGCGCTGGTTGTACTTTGATTCTTGGAAGTGCGATTGGCGTTGTTATGCTTAAAAAGCAGCCGCCACCAAAAGTGTCCTCAGATGATGTAGAGAGGCATGGGAATTTGGAAGGCGAATTGGAAGGTTCTCCCATGCTTGTGGCGGACCCGGGGGCGTCAGAAGAATTTAGGCTTTCAAGGTAG
- a CDS encoding hypothetical protein (SECRETED:SignalP(1-22)~TransMembrane:1 (n7-18c22/23o53-70i)) translates to MSALFNFQSLLLVLLLLICTSAYVHHFTPGIMDRNKNGFMGIFWKCARIGERLSPYISICCVLMAVSILLN, encoded by the exons ATG TCCGCCCTCTTCAACTTCCAGTCCCTCCTACTCGTTCTCCTGCTGCTCATATGCACGAGCGCATACGTTCACCACTTTACACCAGGCATCATGGACCGAAATAAGAACGG ATTCATGGGCATCTTTTGGAAATGCGCGAGGATAGGCGAAAGACTGAGTCCGTATATAAGTATATGCTGTGTCCTCATGGCC GTTTCCATCCTCCTCAACTAA
- a CDS encoding hypothetical protein (BUSCO:16122at5125) — protein MSAYAREGSPYGFDSSRMSPTPASPRGKTFVEGYRSDIINGFEKDHGLFNPMNPERPQSSALVDLRDPIQVHLLTETALSDSKEYEILSQEEVDDLKKQCQSLSQRVDSTRQNLTIQSKYRDAAISMARLYNPGKLDGKRRSLLGRNSGDHARAKEAETERQASERKCEELAAELFNLEKRLMQPQRRLLEHTAGILQLTHKASNKKKDMTPTLHPMNGMPGSPESLYTYTRNSMDRAGDEHFFHDDNHFDQANGISTRGPPRQQPIEIPLKSPIREQHSQLKDEMEKIKDENLHLKGQSDSLVTSITEMEARLENLNGSLRDAIVRFNPSKNEDYYDPPFGVPGMKPGELLNNQMDYLEMGLNAIEVEQEESSGDSGKVDSSIDKRIESLNQQVRDLLMTVDPKYPAAPQSSQDTIESKLTYLEDALRAADSELERAVQISRSGPPEKQDDEQVERILMNLWNMMQTGFTKIKKEKEERRRTRIERGYEDEEVSDDEFDIDEAFSLPGFSNRVQWLYSQATTLKNQKSVLKRQIKQQRELNNKSDAEKDEELARKQEELDETQVLLARAERDAMSAQAMLEQTLEELEGTGVARNIGAQKAQSEESAKKIAELESELKRLQSDLAGAAGAAGAAHAQVEDREDKIDSLEKELENVRSDLAEATAAAAAAQAQINDRDSKIATLESELAYVETAQSEVEERNKRIAALQTELEQANAAHTQIEERDAKIATLHTEIQEANTFRDQVEVHTATIATLKAELEKTNDIEARLEERNAKVARLESDMELLQADLAGAAGAAGTAQGQLEERNSRITALEADVKKLEEKLADAESSSNNNRNQLTGVDSVIEALNAQLDEVNRSKQMAENNVRSLQQRVESQKDELAAKKKQLKEKEDELELLNMNFVETKTELTIAQAELDGAYGSRAERAADVAAIKTSGEVMKLQNQLTRLKNELAGTVQELEDVTRETLSAEREKIELENNLQDVQVMRRQLEGEVATLRRRLESDMEEARGHIAKLQEDLDSERLKAIPPNGGVGRGASVLSEQFRATMREERKKFQDSIREERARARQLEEELAKLKRIPTPTKLPPSPQ, from the exons ATGAGTGCCTACGCGCGAGAGGGCAGCCCGTATGGGTTCGACTCTTCCAGGATGTCACCCACGCCTGCAAGTCCTCGTGGGAAAACCTTCGTTGAAGGTTATCGCAGCGACATAATAAACGGTTTCGAAAAGGATCATGGCCTTTTTAATCCG ATGAATCCTGAACGACCACAAAGTTCCGCACTCGTCGACCTTAGAGACCCGATCCAAGTACATCTCCTTACCGAAACCGCTCTTTCTGATAGTAAAGAATACGAGATCCTATCGCAAGAAGAAGTAGACGACCTTAAGAAGCAGTGCCAGTCTTTGTCTCAACGCGTCGACTCAACTCGACAGAACCTGACGATTCAGTCCAAATACCGAGATGCAGCAATTTCAATGGCGAGATTATATAATCCCGGGAAGCTGGATGGCAAGCGGAGGAGTCTTCTGGGTCGCAATAGTGGCGACCACGCTCGCGCAAAAGAAGCTGAGACTGAGAGGCAGGCGAGCGAAAGGAAATGTGAGGAGTTGGCAGCGGAGCTCTTTAATCTCGAGAAACGGCTTATGCAGCCTCAGCGACGCCTCCTGGAACACACTGCTGGTATTCTTCAGCTTACGCACAAAGCATCAAATAAGAAGAAGGACATGACCCCTACGCTTCATCCAATGAATGGTATGCCCGGAAGTCCAGAGAGCCTATATACTTATACGCGCAACAGCATGGACCGCGCCGGCGACGAGCACTTCTTTCACGATGACAACCACTTCGACCAAGCGAATGGAATATCTACCCGGGGACCTCCTCGCCAACAGCCTATCGAGATACCACTCAAATCACCAATTCGAGAACAACACAGCCAGCTGAAAGATGAGATGGAAAAAATCAAGGATGAGAATCTGCATCTCAAGGGCCAGTCTGATTCTTTGGTTACGTCGATAACAGAGATGGAAGCTCGCCTGGAGAATCTGAACGGGTCATTGCGGGATGCGATCGTTCGCTTCAACCCCTCCAAGAACGAGGATTACTACGACCCTCCATTTGGCGTGCCAGGAATGAAGCCAGGGGAGCTGTTGAACAATCAGATGGATTATCTCGAAATGGGTCTCAACGCCATCGAAGTCGAACAAGAAGAGTCTTCCGGCGATAGTGGCAAGGTTGACAGCTCCATCGACAAACGCATCGAATCGTTAAACCAACAGGTTCGCGATCTGTTGATGACGGTGGATCCCAAGTACCCAGCTGCACCTCAGTCTTCACAAGATACCATCGAGTCGAAACTTACATATCTCGAGGATGCGTTACGTGCAGCAGATTCCGAATTAGAACGTGCTGTTCAAATATCCCGATCAGGCCCACCAGAGAAGCAGGACGATGAGCAAGTGGAGCGAATTCTTATGAACCTCTGGAACATGATGCAGACAGGCTTCACcaagatcaagaaagagaaggaggagcgtCGAAGAACCCGCATTGAGAGAGGctacgaagacgaagaagtctCTGATGACGAGTTCGATATCGACGAAGCATTCAGTCTTCCCGGATTTTCGAATAGGGTTCAATGGCTGTACTCTCAGGCCACCACCCTCAAAAACCAGAAGTCCGTGCTGAAGCGACAGATCAAGCAGCAACGAGAACTGAACAACAAGTCAGACGCTGAGAAGGACGAGGAACTCGCGAGAAAACAGGAAGAGCTGGATGAGACACAAGTCTTGTTGGCTCGAGCTGAGAGAGACGCCATGAGTGCGCAGGCCATGCTCGAACAGACCTTGGAGGAACTTGAAGGTACTGGTGTTGCACGCAACATCGGCGCCCAGAAGGCTCAATCGGAGGAAAGCGCTAAGAAGATCGCTGAGCTGGAATCTGAACTGAAACGTCTGCAGAGCGATCTGGCCGGTGCAGCGGGAGCGGCTGGTGCAGCACATGCGCAAGTCGAAGATCGGGAAGACAAGATTGACAGCTTGGAGAAGGAGCTCGAGAACGTCAGATCTGATCTTGCCGAGGCGacggctgctgctgccgcaGCCCAGGCTCAGATTAATGATCGCGACAGCAAGATCGCTACCCTTGAATCGGAGTTGGCCTACGTGGAGACGGCTCAGAGTGAGGTTGAAGAGCGTAACAAGAGGATCGCCGCGCTCCAGACTGAGCTTGAGCAAGCCAACGCCGCCCACACTCAGATCGAGGAGCGCGACGCAAAGATCGCAACCCTTCACACTGAGATCCAAGAGGCCAATACTTTTAGGGATCAGGTTGAGGTACACACTGCTACTATTGCTACCCTCAAGGCTGAACTGGAGAAGACCAATGATATCGAAGCTCGCCTCGAGGAACGCAATGCCAAGGTCGCCCGCCTCGAGTCCGATATGGAACTACTTCAGGCAGACCTGGCAGGTGCTGCAGGTGCAGCAGGCACCGCTCAAGGCCAGCTCGAGGAGCGAAACAGCAGGATCACGGCTCTCGAGGCTGATGTTAAGAAACTCGAAGAGAAACTGGCTGATGCTGAATcctccagcaacaacaatcgCAACCAGCTGACTGGCGTAGATTCAGTTATTGAAGCACTCAACGCACAGCTGGATGAAGTCAACCGATCCAAACAAATGGCTGAAAATAATGTCAGGTCCCTACAGCAACGTGTTGAGAGCCAGAAGGACGAGTTggcggccaagaagaagcaacttaaggagaaggaggacgagcttgagcttctcaacaTGAACTTTGTGGAAACAAAGACGGAGCTCACCATTGCTCAAGCTGAACTAGATGGTGCTTACGGTTCCCGTGCCGAGAGGGCCGCCGACGTGGCAGCTATCAAGACTAGCGGCGAGGTGATGAAGCTCCAGAATCAACTCACGAGGCTCAAGAATGAGCTGGCCGGAACCGTCCaagagcttgaggatgtCACGAGGGAAACACTCAGTGCTGAGCGTGAGAAGATCGAGCTTGAGAACAACCTTCAAGATGTCCAGGTGATGAGGAGACAGCTTGAAGGAGAGGTGGCGACATTGCGCAGACGACTCGAGTCAGACATGGAGGAGGCTCGTGGGCATATCGCCAAGCTTCAAGAAGACCTCGATAGCGAGCGTCTCAAGGCCATTCCACCAAACGGCGGAGTCGGCAGAGGTGCCTCTGTGTTGAGCGAGCAGTTCAGGGCCACAATGCGtgaggagaggaagaagttccAGGACAGCATCAGG GAGGAGCGTGCTCGAGCACGTCAACTCGAAGAAGAGCTAGCCAAACTGAAGCGTATCCCGACCCCAACCAAATTACCTCCAAGTCCTCAATGA
- a CDS encoding hypothetical protein (BUSCO:56635at5125), translating into MEPRARAGKNVGKMNFSHAELAQLLYAHGDVQNPLPETVRVLDEILTDFMQSIAFEATRAANYSGRQKIKYEDFEFAFRKNPAFLGKVQEVFEKQREIKKAREILRDGEDEIMKDAADEEKKREKTDTRHGGSSVGGGAAASAASRAEEELGEADDDAEAELDALGKKR; encoded by the exons ATGGAGCCCAGGGCGCGTGCCGGCAAGAATGTCGGAAAGATGAACTTTAGCCATGCAGAGC TGGCACAACTTCTATACGCACATGGCGATGTTCAAAATCCACTCCCTGAAACCGTCCGCGTACTTGACGAGATCCTCACGGACTTTATGCAGTCCATCGCTTTCGAAGCGACACGAGCGGCTAATTACTCAGGTCGGCAAAAGATCAAGTACGAGGACTTTGAATTCGCGTTCCGTAAGAATCCAGCGTTCCTGGGCAAAGTGCAGGAGGTCTTCGAGAAGCAAagggagatcaagaaggccCGAGAGATTCTGCGTGACGGGGAAGACGAGATCATGAAAGATGCCGCggacgaggagaagaagagagaaaagacaGATACCAGACACGGAGGATCAAGCGTAGGCGGTGGTGCTGCGGCGTCTGCGGCGTCAAGAGCAGAGGAAGAGCTTGGTgaggctgatgatgatgccgaGGCCGAGCTTGATGCGTTGGGTAAGAAGCGCTGA
- a CDS encoding hypothetical protein (BUSCO:10624at5125), which produces MAADQGFGGPVERSRRSLSTSGPGPNGEGETRPEKETTRKPSADEKDEAAQSSQVLPRGYDNVSNAPAPAAAPLSRNPSEMSTTSATSSPGPDSRRSPAPSQPLEPPVTKSSLGELEVSKIINNPKLRHDINFDPELHFRPNVEGDKGRRKHDRASIFWTTLKEELLEFIVDRDSFYAKHGTGDDWCLPKLLKSVKEIIQTLVPQRDRQFLDEGLNVELLMQQFHRGIADLEKLASWLSRVLKSHCAPMRDEWVDSMYKQLSNGNSNNDVEELVNGMRSLLSVLEAMKLDVANHQIRCLRPALIEETTAFEQKFLMKKLRNRKMDIGDAKPWYQDAARTYPNGSGKMSSHFGDMGVFFEGLSRSMLPSAGEKPLPGTFFFDEDRLGRVRSDILDAINLDVCMRMYEDLERVSRLQSPPACLSAVPDDHEFNFNTPPSANSRPSSVALSSSGSNFSSPRSSLVLPAYLTSDTNESKSRARNLRDTLVALLQQAPHDLHYHDRWRAMAPSLALQIFRFTNAPMDMLTRFEEKLTENICRISSPIYQEMEEAYRNRLVTELATRVRYFKSLSGVCLFSIATGNRVPASSRSLDAGRDRDLDAAIRMGQQEGGIEDIATRIAHVGVVHWRIWARMAYVDEDDMSLD; this is translated from the coding sequence ATGGCGGCAGATCAAGGGTTTGGAGGCCCAGTTGAGCGGTCCAGACGGAGTTTGTCAACGTCGGGCCCCGGGCCTAACGGTGAAGGCGAGACAAGGCCAGAGAAGGAGACAACTAGAAAACCATCAGCCGACGAAAAGGACGAGGCCGCGCAATCATCACAGGTCTTACCGCGCGGGTATGACAATGTCTCTAACGCACCAGCGCCAGCAGCAGCGCCACTCTCACGAAACCCTTCCGAAATGTCAACAACTTCGGCCACATCGAGTCCAGGGCCTGATAGCAGGAGGTCTCCTGCCCCAAGTCAACCACTTGAACCCCCTGTCACAAAATCAAGTCTAGGCGAGCTTGAGGTTTCCAAGATCATCAACAACCCTAAACTAAGGCACGACATCAACTTCGACCCTGAGCTGCATTTTAGACCCAATGTCGAAGGCGACAAGGGCCGAAGAAAACACGACCGCGCTAGCATCTTCTGGACAACCCTCAAGGAGGAGCTCCTCGAATTCATTGTGGATCGAGATAGTTTCTATGCAAAGCACGGCACAGGTGACGACTGGTGTCTGCCTAAGCTTCTCAAGTCCGTGAAAGAGATTATTCAGACTTTGGTACCGCAGCGTGACCGACAATTTCTCGACGAGGGCCTCAACGTGGAGCTTCTGATGCAGCAGTTTCACCGCGGTATCGCTGATCTGGAGAAGCTTGCTTCTTGGCTTTCACGGGTCCTCAAATCCCACTGCGCACCGATGCGAGATGAGTGGGTTGATTCCATGTACAAGCAGCTCAGCAatggcaacagcaacaacgaCGTCGAGGAGCTTGTTAATGGCATGCGAAGTTTGCTTAGTGTCCTCGAGGCGATGAAGTTGGATGTCGCAAACCACCAGATTCGCTGCCTTCGACCTGCTCTCATTGAAGAGACAACAGCCTTCGAACAAAAGTTTTTGATGAAGAAGCTGCGAAATCGCAAGATGGATATCGGCGATGCTAAGCCGTGGTATCAGGATGCTGCCAGAACATATCCCAATGGCTCTGGGAAAATGTCCTCTCACTTTGGTGACATGGGTGTCTTTTTTGAGGGACTGTCACGGTCTATGCTTCCTTCCGCCGGCGAGAAGCCCTTGCCTGGCACATTCTTCTTCGACGAAGACCGGCTGGGGCGTGTTAGATCTGACATTCTGGATGCTATTAACCTGGATGTCTGCATGCGCATGTATGAGGACTTGGAGCGGGTTTCACGTCTCCAGTCACCTCCCGCTTGCCTCAGTGCTGTCCCAGACGATCACGAGTTCAATTTCAACACGCCTCCCTCAGCAAATTCTCGACCTTCAAGCGTCGCGCTAAGCTCTTCGGGCTCAAACTTCTCATCACCGCGGTCGTCCCTGGTCCTCCCTGCATATCTGACCTCAGATACCAACGAGTCCAAGTCAAGAGCCCGAAATCTTCGTGACACTCTAGTAGCACTACTTCAACAGGCGCCGCATGATCTTCACTACCACGACCGATGGCGAGCAATGGCTCCCTCTCTGGCCCTGCAAATCTTCCGTTTCACCAATGCCCCCATGGATATGCTTACTCGTTTCGAGGAGAAGTTGACCGAGAACATTTGCCGCATCTCGTCTCCCATTTATCAAGAGATGGAGGAGGCATACCGCAATCGACTTGTTACCGAGCTAGCCACCCGTGTACGCTACTTCAAGTCGCTGTCCGGTGTTTGCTTGTTCTCGATTGCCACCGGTAACCGTGTGCCAGCCAGCAGCCGCAGCCTGGATGCAGGACGAGACCGAGATTTGGATGCAGCTATCCGTATGGGTCAGCAGGAAGGCGGCATTGAAGACATTGCTACCCGCATTGCTCATGTCGGCGTTGTCCACTGGAGGATATGGGCTCGCATGGCTTATGTCGACGAGGATGATATGTCTTTGGACTAA
- a CDS encoding hypothetical protein (TransMembrane:1 (o468-489i)): MDPDVDGPDEGSDGPQNTSNLTIRRACDACRTRKSSTSTHYGHLAQLTADSPVIEGESSLAAHGEFANEFLKNAVGTESLQGASLELRETLDSLHHIVSSLKQQTAATEMSYPYARPVPRPPFKNNDLPPIQTAVALIRECETENSEISAWIREFFSMESFSGMCLHVYFSEDIADSDYILVNIGLMYMFQDRQQRVTDKKEHEENEEYTKALRQNAETALANLPFHLPATSNMISALLLGAFYAIEISKPSLSWTLSCKASELCQTLGYHRISTMKNDKPRDAQRKQFLFWNTYFIDKSLSLRLGRASTIQDWDVTVPMLSENPANATPLSPFISLWIATARCQGQIYELLYSPGSMEELDGVRRLRSQKLVCDLQDIGRRSRELAKNREKEVKTKLGEYFIEFIIISDDVLRLSLLTLIYRATPAPSGSRGTFIPECIEAARATLQRHQDCMDLLGRDNALYFPSYVHWTLLFAPFIPFIVVFCQAIETQDQSDLARLHNFCTSVETTITLSDAAAKMHRLFQVLYTVALRYIEFRTTTPTADQTQASAELNTYLAALGFPPAGLNNGGQQPSPMDATQAGAFSQTLGDMGMLDGAEGQRGANTMMWMGNTAQLGEWFNSNQQMMELLEEPSFTFPQ, translated from the exons ATGGACCCTGATGTCGACGGCCCCGATGAGGGATCCGATGGGCCCCAGAATACCTCTAATTTGACTATTCGACGAGCT TGCGATGCATGCAGGACTCGCAAG agttcaacctcaacacaTTATGGACACCTTGCTCAATTGACAGCTGACAGCCCCGTCATCGAGGGAGAGTCTTCCTTGGCTGCCCATGGCGAATTCGCAAATGAGTTTCTCAAGAATGCCGTCGGTACCGAGTCTCTGCAGGGTGCCAGCCTTGAGTTACGCGAGACCTTGGATTCACTTCACCATATCGTCAGTTCGTTAAAACAGCAAACTGCTGCCACGGAGATGTCCTATCCATATGCCAGACCGGTGCCACGCCCCCCGTTTAAAAACAATGACCTGCCACCAATTCAAACAGCCGTTGCCCTTATACGGGAATGTGAAA CCGAGAATTCAGAAATTTCAGCCTGGATAAGGGAGTTCTTCTCGATGGAGAGCTTTTCTGGGATGTGCCTGCACGTGTATTTCTCAGAGGATATCGCAGATTCTGACTACATCCTCGTGAACATCGGCCTAATGTACATGTTTCAGGATCGCCAGCAGCGAGTGACCGACAAGAAGGAACACGAAGAGAACGAGGAGTACACCAAAGCACTTCGGCAAAACGCAGAGACGGCACTAGCTAATCTACCTTTCCATCTGCCCGCTACCTCCAATATGATTTCGGCTCTGCTACTTGGA GCTTTCTATGCCATTGAAATATCAAAGCCATCACTGTCGTGGACTTTGTCATGCAAAGCATCAGAGCTATGCCAAACTTTGGGATACCATCGTATATCAACTATGAAGAACGATAAGCCCCGCGACGCACAACGCAAGCAGTTTCTCTTCTGGAACACATATTTCATCGACAAGAGTCTTTCTCTCCGTCTTGGAAGAGCATCTACTATTCAAGACTGGGACGTCACTGTGCCTATGCTCTCCGAGAATCCTGCAAATGCTACTCCCTTGTCCCCTTTCATCTCACTTTGGATAGCCACAGCTCGGTGTCAAGGACAGATATATGAGCTACTGTACAGTCCTGGTTCGATGGAAGAACTAGACGGTGTGAGGAGGCTCCGCTCCCAGAAACTGGTGTGCGATTTGCAAGACATTGGTAGAAGGAGTAGAGAACTAGCT AAGAATCGTGAGAAAGAGGTCAAAACGAAGCTTGGAGAGTATTTCATAGAATTCATCATTATATCAGACGACGTACTTCGACTCTCGCTTCTTACTCTTATTTACCGAGCAACTCCTGCTCCTTCGGGGTCTCGAGGAACATTCATCCCAGAGTGTATCGAGGCTGCACGCGCGACGCTACAGCGTCACCAGGACTGCATGGATCTATTGGGACGCGATAATGCCTTATACTTTCCGTCCTATGTTCACTG GACTCTCCTCTTCGCTCCTTTTATCCCATTTATTGTTGTTTTCTGCCAAGCCATCGAAACTCAAGACCAAAGCGATCTAGCCCGTCTGCACAACTTTTGCACATCAGTTGAGACCACGATAACACTGTCAGACGCGGCAGCCAAAATGCATCGGCTGTTCCAAGTTCTCTACACTGTAGCACTTCGCTACATTGAATTCCGGACAACTACGCCCACCGCAGACCAGACGCAGGCAAGCGCTGAGCTCAACACATATCTCGCAGCACTTGGTTTTCCGCCAGCTGGGCTCAACAATGGAGGACAGCAGCCCTCGCCAATGGATGCTACACAGGCTGGTGCATTTTCGCAGACATTGGGAGATATGGGAATGCTCGATGGTGCTGAGGGTCAAAGAGGTGCGAATACCATGATGTGGATGGGAAATACGGCGCAGTTGGGTGAGTGGTTTAATAGCAACCagcagatgatggagttgcTAGAGGAGCCCAGCTTCACATTTCCACAATGA
- a CDS encoding hypothetical protein (TransMembrane:4 (i7-26o46-72i84-107o113-134i)~BUSCO:38768at5125), with the protein MSFTNTPVTRLGVVGLVAGSILASVLDVKHYFYILIDTHIWHYRQFWRLLAYQLCYVNSTEVLFAAMSLYNLRIVERMWGSRKFVSFLAVTYFITSIIPPIVSIVLRPLTAGYLNYIPAGPTPIIFAILAQYHAMVPHMYKYRVATSEAPPTDRPFVGLTFSDKSYKYAIALHLALLQWPGSVLGAITGWVIGYSWREGLLPSALVRWRVPGWVVGLSSQRRSAEFEGLRRRLEDENSTTAATTGAQGQAQGQAERRRTMGQQIMDQVREVL; encoded by the exons ATGTCCTTTACCAATACGCCCGTGACCCGGCTTGGTGTGGTTGGTCTTGTCGCTGGCTCTATTCTAGCCAGTGTCCTTGACGTCAAGCACTACTTCTACATACTAATTGATACTCACATATGGCACTACCGGCAATTCTGGAGGCTCCTGGCCTACCAGCTGTGTTATGTTAACTCAACCGAGGTCCTCTTTGCCGCCATGTCCTTGTACAACCTCCGAATCGTTGAGCGCATGTGGGGTTCTCGCAAGTTCGTT TCCTTTCTGGCTGTCACTTATTTCATCACGTCCATCATTCCACCAATCGTCTCGATCGTGCTGCGACCTCTCACTGCCGGATATCTAAACTACATCCCGGCCGGCCCTACTCCCATCATTTTTGCCATCCTTGCTCAGTATCATGCCATGGTTCCGCATATGTACAAATATCGAGTTGCAACGTCCGAGGCACCACCAACAGACCGACCATTCGTGGGACTTACGTTCTCTGACAAGTCCTACAAATACGCAATTGCTCTACACCTTGCACTATTACAATGGCCAGGTTCTGTTCTAGGTGCAATCACCGGTTGGGTTATTGGATATTCGTGGCGAGAAGGGCTTCTTCCGAGTGCCCTCGTACGCTGGCGAGTGCCGGGCTGGGTAGTGGGACTAAGTTCGCAGAGGCGAAGCGCTGAGTTTGAAGGTCTCCGACGTCGTCTCGAAGATGAGAATTCGACGACGGCAGCTACAACAGGAGCACAGGGCCAGGCGCAGGGACAAGCCGAGCGTCGAAGAACCATGGGACAACAGATAATGGATCAGGTACGTGAAGTACTTTAG